A single Candidatus Deferrimicrobiaceae bacterium DNA region contains:
- the tuf gene encoding elongation factor Tu (EF-Tu; promotes GTP-dependent binding of aminoacyl-tRNA to the A-site of ribosomes during protein biosynthesis; when the tRNA anticodon matches the mRNA codon, GTP hydrolysis results; the inactive EF-Tu-GDP leaves the ribosome and release of GDP is promoted by elongation factor Ts; many prokaryotes have two copies of the gene encoding EF-Tu), which yields EGGRHTPFFNGYRPQFYFRTTDVTGVASLQDGVEMVMPGDNVQMSVELIAPVAMEKELRFAIREGGRTVGAGVVAEILE from the coding sequence GGAGGGCGGTCGTCACACGCCTTTCTTCAACGGTTACCGTCCGCAGTTCTACTTCCGGACGACTGACGTGACGGGTGTTGCGTCGCTTCAGGACGGCGTCGAGATGGTGATGCCGGGCGACAACGTCCAGATGAGCGTCGAACTGATCGCGCCTGTCGCCATGGAAAAGGAACTTCGTTTCGCGATCCGCGAAGGCGGCCGCACCGTGGGCGCGGGCGTCGTCGCTGAAATCCTGGAATAG